A region of the Oligoflexus sp. genome:
AAGCTGCGGCAGCGTCTGGGCACCCGGATTGATGATGGCGCGCAGACTTCCCTCAGCCAACGGCTGAGCCTTTTCATCCAGAAGCGAAACCTGAAATTCGATCTCGCCCAGCGGCAGACCTTCCAGAGCATAAAGTCCAGCCTCTGTAACGGGAAACTTGTAGGCGTCGCGTATTTCGGCTCCCAGTCCCGCCTTGTCCACTTTGAAGGCACGAATAACCAAAAGGTCGGCGCTGCGCCCCAATTCTGCCAGCGCGGTGCGGGGCAGGCTCAAGGTCGCGGAATTCGCACCGGGCTGTTCGTTCGCAACCGGATTGAGCGGGGCAACTTTTTGAGCTTCCAGACAGGCGCTCAGGCTGAGGACCGTGAGCAATGCGAAGGACAAGCCGACTGACTTCATGGACGTCTCCCTTTATAGACGATCGAGGCACGATGCCTTTTATGTGAAACTGTCAAACTTCTAGCAGGGGACGGCGCGTCTGGGTACTGCAAAAAAAAGAAAAGCCTAAAATCCCCTCGGCTTCCTCCTGTTCAACACTTCGACAATTCTGTCGGACACCACGAATCGCGCTAAGGACGCGGCTTCGCTCGCGTAATCGCAGAACTGTATTTGGGCAAAGCGGCCCTGAAGGCGTCAGGGGCTCGGGGGAAAATGGGCAGGAGTCAGCGCGGCAAGACCCGTAATCCATGGACATTGCCAGGGAAATTACTCATCCAAATGAGCTAAGCCGCCGACCGTCCTGGCCCTGGCACGAAAGATGAACTAATACCGCACAACAGCATCCCACAATGAGTACACAGCAGAACCAGAGGAATGGAACATGAAAGCTACTTTTGCTCGCAATGTGTTGGTGGTCTTGAGTTTGAACATGCTGGCCCTTGCCTGCGGACAAAGAACAAGCGACACCCCCACACTCGGTGTCTCCGCGCAGCAAGCTGCGAATAGCAATGATCGTACGGCTGAACTTGAAAAATTGATTCGTGATCAATCCGAAGCTCTGACGAAACTGAGCACGGACAAAGCCACTCTTAAAGAACGCGCCGATGGCCTTGACGCGCAGATCAAGAATTTGAATGAGCAGCTCGCCACGAATAAGACTCTGACCGAAACACAAAAAACCGAAATGCAGGCCAAGATCACCAAACTGGAGTCGGACAAGACCTCACTGGAAAAGCAGATAGCTGAACTTGACGCCAAGAACAAGCAGCTGACGACCGACCTGAACAATGCAAAACTGGAAAACGATCGCCTGCAGCGTGAACTGAATGCTGCTCGCGCCGCTGCCAACAATACAGCCGCTGCTCCTGCCGCCACGACCACGACGATTACGGGCAGCAAGCTCTACGGTTTCAAGTATGCAGATCCCAACAAGGTGAAAAACGACTGCCTTGGCATTCCCGGCAACAGCACGCTGGATAACGTTCAGATGACCTCGGCCCCCTGCGTGACCGGCGCTCAGAACCAGCAGTTTGCGATCCCTGATCCGGTCCCCACGTTCTTCACGATCAAGCCACGTCTTTCCGCGAAGTGCCTGACTGTGATCAGCGCGGCAGAAAACGCAGCCGTGGTTCAAAGGTCCTGCACCAATACCACGGATCAGTCCTGGGAATTCTTTGTCCGCGGCGCTGCGGAATTCCGCCTGCGCAATCAATTCAGCGGCAAATGCCTTAAGATCCAGGCCGATGGCAAGATCATCCAAGGTGATTGTAATCTGAATTCCACTTACTTCAGCTGGTTCGTAGCCGGCTAAAGATCCCCTCCCCCCAAAGTGGAAACGGCCCCCGGTATTTCCGGGGGCTATTTTATTTTGCAGCGCCGCCTGCGGTCTGTTATGATCCCGCCCTTTCCACTGCTGCTGTAGAAAGCCTATGAAAAGCCAAATCATTCTGAAACCCGGTAAAGAAAAATCCATAAAGAACGGCCACCCCTGGATCTTCAGCGGCGCGATTCAACGCGTCCAAAACGCGAGCGAAGCGGGGGTCAACGTCGATGTCTGTGATCATAAGGGGCAATTCCTAGCGCGAGCCTATTACAATCCCAAGGGTTCCTTGGCGGCCCGCATCTTCAGCCGCCGCGCCGGCCAGGAGCTGGATCAGGCCTTTTTGGAACAGCAGATCCATGCCGCTCTGGCTCGCCGCCCCGCCCTGCGTCCAGGCTTTCAGACCATGCATCGGGTCGTGGCCTCGGAGGCGGATTTTCTGCCCGGACTGATCGTGGATCAGTATGCCGAGCACCTTGTCTTTCAAATTTTGACAGCGGGCATGGAGCGCTGCCGGGATGCGATTGTTGCGGCTCTCAAAAGCATCTTCAATCCGAAGGTGCTGATTGAACGAAGTGATGAAGCCATCCGGGTG
Encoded here:
- a CDS encoding RICIN domain-containing protein, whose product is MKATFARNVLVVLSLNMLALACGQRTSDTPTLGVSAQQAANSNDRTAELEKLIRDQSEALTKLSTDKATLKERADGLDAQIKNLNEQLATNKTLTETQKTEMQAKITKLESDKTSLEKQIAELDAKNKQLTTDLNNAKLENDRLQRELNAARAAANNTAAAPAATTTTITGSKLYGFKYADPNKVKNDCLGIPGNSTLDNVQMTSAPCVTGAQNQQFAIPDPVPTFFTIKPRLSAKCLTVISAAENAAVVQRSCTNTTDQSWEFFVRGAAEFRLRNQFSGKCLKIQADGKIIQGDCNLNSTYFSWFVAG